From Kingella potus, a single genomic window includes:
- the yegQ gene encoding tRNA 5-hydroxyuridine modification protein YegQ: MKSPELLLPAGGPERMRTAFDYGADAVYAGSPRYSLRARNNEFAKLEVLSDGIREAHTRGKKFFLTVNTLPHNAKLKTFIADMEPLIAMRPDALIMADPGLIMVTRERWPEMPIHLSVQANTTNYWGVQFWQRIGVERIILSRELSMEEIAEIRQKCPDIELEVFVHGALCIAYSGRCLLSGYFNHRDPNQGTCTNSCRWDYKVHNAAESDAGDAQLLQGFDFNKAQEEANAAFEGINGQTRHPRADKVFLLEEANRPGEYMPIMEDEHGTYIMNSKDLRAIEQVAGLAKIGVDSLKVEGRTKSVYYVARVAQAYRKAIDDAVAGKPFDYGLLSELEGLANRGYTSGFLERHQTQDYQNYLSGHSLAKQSQYVGHTLSVDGEGWATVEVKNRFAVGDTLEIIHPAGNQTIVLREMKRNGEPADTAPGNGIQVQIPGMRGREKALIARILNP, encoded by the coding sequence ATGAAATCCCCCGAGCTTCTCCTGCCCGCCGGCGGCCCCGAACGTATGCGCACCGCCTTCGACTACGGCGCGGATGCCGTTTACGCCGGCAGCCCGCGCTACTCCCTGCGCGCCCGCAACAACGAATTTGCCAAACTCGAAGTCCTTTCAGACGGCATCAGGGAAGCCCATACGCGCGGCAAAAAATTCTTCCTCACCGTCAATACCCTGCCGCACAACGCCAAGCTCAAAACCTTTATCGCCGACATGGAGCCGCTGATCGCCATGCGCCCCGACGCGCTGATTATGGCCGACCCCGGCCTGATTATGGTAACGCGCGAACGCTGGCCCGAAATGCCCATTCATCTCTCCGTGCAGGCCAACACCACCAACTACTGGGGCGTGCAGTTCTGGCAGCGCATCGGCGTGGAACGCATCATCCTCTCGCGCGAACTCTCTATGGAAGAAATCGCCGAAATCCGCCAAAAATGCCCCGACATCGAACTCGAAGTCTTCGTACACGGCGCGCTGTGCATCGCCTATTCCGGCCGCTGCCTGCTCTCGGGCTACTTCAACCACCGCGACCCCAACCAGGGCACCTGCACCAACTCCTGCCGCTGGGATTACAAAGTGCACAATGCCGCCGAAAGCGACGCGGGCGACGCGCAGCTTTTGCAGGGCTTTGATTTCAACAAAGCGCAGGAAGAAGCCAACGCCGCATTTGAAGGCATCAACGGCCAAACCCGCCACCCCCGCGCCGACAAAGTCTTCCTGCTCGAAGAGGCCAACCGTCCCGGCGAATACATGCCGATTATGGAAGACGAACACGGCACCTACATCATGAATTCCAAAGACCTGCGCGCCATCGAACAAGTGGCCGGGCTGGCGAAAATCGGAGTGGACAGCCTGAAAGTCGAAGGCCGCACCAAATCCGTCTATTATGTTGCCCGCGTCGCCCAGGCCTACCGCAAAGCCATCGACGATGCCGTAGCGGGAAAACCGTTTGATTACGGCCTGCTCTCCGAACTCGAAGGCCTTGCCAACCGAGGCTACACATCAGGCTTTCTCGAACGCCACCAAACGCAGGACTACCAAAACTACCTCTCCGGCCACTCGCTGGCCAAACAAAGCCAATACGTCGGCCACACCCTTTCCGTAGACGGCGAAGGCTGGGCCACCGTCGAAGTGAAAAACCGCTTCGCCGTGGGCGACACCCTCGAAATCATCCACCCCGCAGGCAACCAAACCATCGTATTGCGCGAAATGAAACGCAACGGCGAACCCGCCGACACCGCCCCCGGCAACGGCATACAGGTACAGATTCCCGGAATGCGCGGGCGGGAAAAAGCCCTGATTGCACGCATCCTGAATCCGTAA
- the prfA gene encoding peptide chain release factor 1, producing MKPSILDKLQNLAHRLEEVTALLGSPEATADMDNYRKLTREHAELTPVVETFHRYTQAQNDIADAEEMLSDPEMKDFAAEEIEAAKAHMETLDTELQKLLLPKDADDDKNIFIEIRAGTGGDEAALFAGDLLRMYGRYAERNRWQVEIVSANESELGGYKEVIARIIGLGAYSRLKFESGGHRVQRVPATESQGRIHTSACTVAVMPEADELEDITLNPADLRIDTFRASGAGGQHINKTDSAVRITHLPSGMVVECQDGRSQHANKAQAMKVLAARLNDAQKREAQAKEAAERKSLIGSGDRSERIRTYNYPQGRVTDHRINLTLHKLDFVMDGDMEEITAALIAEHQAELLAAMGE from the coding sequence ATGAAACCCTCCATCCTCGACAAACTGCAAAACCTCGCCCACCGCCTGGAAGAAGTAACCGCGCTGCTCGGTTCGCCCGAAGCCACCGCCGATATGGACAACTACCGCAAGCTCACGCGCGAACATGCCGAGCTCACGCCCGTAGTGGAAACCTTCCACCGCTACACCCAAGCGCAAAACGACATTGCCGATGCGGAAGAAATGCTGTCCGACCCCGAAATGAAAGATTTTGCCGCAGAGGAAATCGAAGCGGCCAAAGCGCACATGGAAACCTTGGACACCGAGTTGCAGAAACTCCTGCTGCCCAAAGATGCCGACGACGACAAAAACATCTTCATCGAAATCCGCGCCGGCACAGGCGGCGACGAGGCCGCGCTGTTTGCCGGCGACCTGCTGCGCATGTACGGCCGCTACGCCGAACGCAACCGCTGGCAGGTGGAAATCGTTTCCGCCAACGAAAGCGAGTTGGGCGGTTATAAAGAAGTCATCGCCCGCATCATCGGCTTGGGCGCGTACAGCCGTCTGAAATTCGAATCGGGCGGCCACCGCGTGCAGCGCGTACCCGCCACCGAAAGCCAGGGACGCATCCACACCTCCGCCTGCACCGTCGCCGTGATGCCCGAAGCGGACGAACTCGAAGACATCACGCTCAATCCCGCCGATTTGCGCATCGACACCTTCCGCGCATCGGGCGCGGGCGGCCAGCACATCAACAAAACCGATTCGGCCGTGCGCATCACCCACCTGCCCAGCGGCATGGTGGTCGAATGCCAGGACGGCCGCAGCCAGCACGCCAACAAAGCCCAGGCCATGAAAGTGTTGGCCGCGCGGCTGAACGACGCGCAAAAACGCGAAGCCCAGGCCAAAGAAGCCGCCGAACGCAAATCACTCATCGGCAGCGGCGACCGCAGCGAGCGCATCCGCACCTACAACTATCCGCAAGGCCGCGTTACCGACCACCGCATCAACCTGACATTGCACAAGCTGGATTTTGTGATGGACGGCGACATGGAAGAAATCACCGCCGCGCTGATTGCCGAGCATCAGGCCGAGCTTTTGGCCGCCATGGGGGAGTAA
- a CDS encoding peptidylprolyl isomerase, with protein MNRTAKLLLAALLCAALPAQADTPVEIDTNYGTIKLTLDEKRAPKTVANFVRYARSGFYDNTVFHRVIDGFMIQGGGFTAGMTQKNTEKAIANEAANGLKNTAGTIAMARTGNPQSATSQFFINLADNPNLDHKNNTPSGYGYAVFGRVSEGMNVVRAIAKVQTGDHGFHQNVPVQPVLIRKVSVLK; from the coding sequence ATGAACCGCACCGCCAAACTCCTGCTCGCCGCCCTGCTCTGCGCCGCCCTGCCCGCACAGGCCGACACCCCCGTCGAAATCGACACCAACTACGGCACAATCAAGCTGACACTCGACGAAAAACGCGCCCCCAAAACCGTGGCCAACTTCGTGCGCTATGCCCGCAGCGGCTTCTACGACAACACCGTCTTCCACCGCGTCATCGACGGCTTCATGATCCAAGGCGGCGGCTTTACCGCCGGCATGACGCAGAAAAACACCGAAAAAGCTATTGCCAACGAAGCGGCCAACGGCCTGAAAAACACCGCCGGCACCATCGCCATGGCCCGCACCGGCAACCCCCAGTCCGCCACCAGCCAGTTTTTCATCAACCTCGCCGACAATCCCAACCTCGACCACAAAAACAACACCCCCTCAGGCTACGGCTACGCCGTCTTCGGCAGAGTGAGCGAAGGCATGAACGTCGTCCGCGCCATCGCCAAAGTGCAGACCGGCGACCACGGCTTCCACCAAAACGTCCCCGTCCAACCCGTCCTCATCCGCAAAGTCAGCGTATTGAAATAA
- a CDS encoding DUF3108 domain-containing protein, which produces MKALFPVLALAAALSAQAAELPQTAELQYSGPYGIPATMTFTRSGSGYTIVSVIKVPLYNFRFESGGSISGKLLHPAYYKDIRKGKTYAEAKFGGGKITYGKSGETQTEAAAGQILDLFALSWQLAATDGKLPDGLRITNGKRIYNIGGLTKTGSAQYAFSGGKTQVDNYRVRRGDDTVHYSFAPAFGNIPAKITYTDNGKTYDLKLTGLKINGQAVKP; this is translated from the coding sequence ATGAAAGCCCTGTTCCCCGTCCTCGCCCTCGCCGCCGCCCTGTCCGCGCAGGCCGCCGAGCTGCCGCAAACCGCCGAGCTGCAATACAGCGGCCCCTACGGCATCCCCGCCACCATGACCTTCACCCGCAGCGGCAGCGGCTACACCATCGTCTCCGTCATCAAAGTCCCGCTCTACAACTTCCGCTTCGAAAGCGGCGGCAGCATCAGCGGCAAGCTGCTGCACCCCGCCTACTACAAAGACATCCGCAAAGGCAAAACCTACGCCGAAGCCAAATTCGGCGGCGGGAAAATCACCTACGGCAAAAGCGGCGAAACCCAAACCGAAGCCGCAGCCGGCCAGATTCTCGACCTCTTCGCCCTTTCCTGGCAGCTTGCCGCCACCGACGGCAAACTGCCCGACGGCCTGCGCATCACCAACGGCAAACGCATCTACAACATCGGCGGCCTCACCAAAACCGGCAGCGCGCAATACGCCTTCTCCGGCGGCAAAACCCAAGTGGACAACTACCGCGTGCGGCGCGGCGACGACACCGTCCACTACTCTTTCGCCCCCGCCTTCGGCAACATCCCCGCCAAAATCACCTACACCGACAACGGCAAAACCTACGATTTGAAACTCACCGGCCTGAAAATCAACGGCCAGGCCGTCAAGCCGTAA
- the smpB gene encoding SsrA-binding protein SmpB: MQKQRVGKMSIANNKKAYHDYFVEDEIEAGLVLDGWEVKAVRAGRVQLKESYIHWKKDAFYLVGSHITALPTASTHVRPDPVRPRKLLLKQGEINKLIGKVERSGYTLVPLNLHYKRGYIKMDIGLAKGKKQHDKRQSLKEADWKREKQRLMKNTR, translated from the coding sequence CTGCAAAAACAGCGAGTTGGAAAAATGAGTATTGCCAATAATAAAAAAGCCTACCACGACTACTTCGTCGAAGACGAAATCGAAGCCGGACTGGTGCTCGACGGCTGGGAAGTGAAAGCCGTACGCGCCGGCCGCGTCCAGCTCAAAGAGAGCTACATCCATTGGAAGAAAGACGCGTTCTACCTCGTCGGCAGCCACATCACCGCCCTGCCCACCGCCTCCACCCATGTCCGCCCCGATCCGGTGCGCCCGCGCAAACTCCTGCTCAAACAGGGCGAAATCAACAAACTCATCGGCAAAGTCGAACGCAGCGGCTACACCCTCGTGCCGCTCAACCTGCACTACAAACGCGGCTACATCAAAATGGACATCGGCCTGGCCAAAGGCAAAAAACAGCACGACAAACGCCAGAGCCTGAAAGAAGCCGACTGGAAACGCGAAAAACAGCGTCTGATGAAAAACACCCGCTAG